A region of Paenibacillus sp. JNUCC-31 DNA encodes the following proteins:
- a CDS encoding carbohydrate ABC transporter permease, with protein MIKESGWFDRIFTIFNYTFLILLVIVTLYPLLYVLFASLSDSAQLLANKGLLWKPVGFSLEAYKSVLANPGIATGFRNTLFILVFGVIVNLFMTALGAYVLSRKNVMWNKVFMFFIVFTMFFGGGLIPLYLVVKGVGLLDTLWSTILPFAISTFNLIIMRTSFMGIPDSLEESAKIDGANHFTILFRIIIPLSMPVIAVMILYYAVDKWNGWFYASVFIKSRELFPLQLVLREILIANSTESMSAGASAGDRFQIGETIKYATIMVATIPILCIYPFLQRFFVKGVMVGSLKG; from the coding sequence TTGATTAAGGAAAGCGGTTGGTTTGACCGAATCTTTACGATCTTCAATTATACATTTCTAATCCTGCTTGTTATCGTCACCTTGTATCCGCTGCTCTACGTGTTATTTGCGTCCTTAAGCGACTCGGCGCAGCTGTTAGCGAACAAGGGTCTCCTGTGGAAGCCGGTGGGCTTTAGTCTGGAAGCTTACAAGAGCGTGCTTGCCAATCCAGGTATAGCCACAGGGTTCCGTAATACATTATTTATTCTTGTATTCGGCGTCATCGTTAACCTGTTCATGACAGCGCTTGGTGCGTATGTGCTGTCCCGTAAAAACGTGATGTGGAACAAGGTGTTTATGTTTTTTATCGTGTTCACGATGTTCTTTGGCGGCGGGTTGATTCCACTGTACCTGGTGGTAAAAGGCGTTGGCCTGTTAGATACATTGTGGTCGACCATTCTGCCCTTTGCCATCAGCACGTTTAATCTGATCATCATGCGAACGTCGTTTATGGGTATCCCGGACAGTCTCGAAGAATCAGCCAAGATAGATGGAGCCAATCACTTCACCATTTTGTTCCGCATTATTATTCCGTTGTCCATGCCCGTCATTGCCGTGATGATTCTGTATTACGCAGTAGATAAGTGGAACGGGTGGTTCTATGCGTCTGTCTTTATCAAAAGCCGAGAGCTGTTCCCGCTGCAATTGGTGCTGCGTGAGATTCTGATCGCCAATTCTACGGAGAGCATGTCGGCAGGTGCATCGGCTGGGGATCGCTTCCAGATCGGGGAAACCATCAAATATGCGACTATTATGGTAGCGACGATACCGATTCTGTGCATCTATCCGTTTTTGCAGCGGTTTTTCGTAAAAGGTGTCATGGTTGGTTCATTGAAAGGTTAG
- a CDS encoding extracellular solute-binding protein, translating into MRRKVLSTSLMILLLGTTILGCSSGDSKTGETDKGTPSGSTEATTYPIQTDKTLTYWGEINGNLIGVKNSHSEIPFFQKWQEKTGVPLKFTAPPTGQVRESFNVMLASGDLPDMLEYNFIGDFPGGPEKAINDGYILKLNDLIDQYAPNLKKYLEENPDIDKMVKTDSGSYYVFPFVRGDEYLRVFQGPIIRKDWLDELGLPVPETIDEWTTTLRAFKEKKGASAPFSVVSKPRFFNDSGNGAFLGAFGVNRGFYQEDGQVKFGPSEEGFKEYLTLFQEWYKEGLIDKNISTADTKSVDGNLASGATGASVGNAGGGIGKWQPLVEANDPDAVLVAAPYPVLNKGDIPKFGQLNQGYASEGTVAITTAAKDPELAVRMLDYGYSEEGHMFFNFGEEGVSYNMEGDYPKFTDLLLKNPDKLAPAQAISLYARSSYNGPFVQDKRYAEQFFALQTQRDAIDVWKNTQAAKYNLPSITPTPEESSEYATIMNDINTLVDEMTIKIILGNESVDQFESYVAKMKSLHLDRAIEIQTAALERYNNR; encoded by the coding sequence ATGAGAAGAAAAGTGTTATCTACGAGTTTGATGATCCTGTTATTAGGTACAACGATCCTGGGGTGTTCGTCCGGAGACAGTAAAACGGGCGAAACTGATAAAGGCACACCAAGCGGATCAACGGAAGCAACAACCTATCCGATTCAAACGGATAAGACGCTTACGTACTGGGGTGAAATTAACGGAAACCTGATCGGGGTCAAAAATTCGCACAGCGAAATTCCATTCTTTCAAAAATGGCAGGAAAAAACCGGCGTGCCACTCAAATTCACGGCACCACCGACAGGTCAGGTCAGAGAATCCTTTAACGTGATGCTGGCGTCTGGAGATTTGCCGGACATGCTGGAGTACAACTTCATCGGAGATTTTCCCGGTGGACCGGAGAAAGCCATCAATGATGGTTACATCCTCAAGCTGAACGATCTGATTGACCAGTATGCTCCGAATCTGAAGAAATACCTGGAGGAAAATCCGGACATCGACAAGATGGTCAAAACGGACAGTGGTAGCTACTATGTATTCCCGTTCGTTCGGGGAGATGAGTATCTTCGTGTCTTCCAGGGACCCATCATTCGTAAGGATTGGCTGGATGAGCTGGGACTGCCGGTTCCGGAAACGATTGATGAGTGGACCACAACCCTGAGAGCTTTTAAAGAGAAAAAAGGCGCATCCGCTCCGTTCTCTGTTGTAAGTAAGCCACGATTCTTTAATGATTCCGGTAACGGTGCTTTCCTTGGCGCCTTCGGTGTAAACCGCGGATTCTATCAGGAAGACGGACAGGTCAAATTTGGCCCGTCAGAAGAGGGATTCAAAGAATACTTGACGTTATTCCAGGAGTGGTACAAAGAAGGGCTGATTGATAAAAACATCTCAACAGCGGATACCAAATCCGTTGACGGTAACCTCGCTTCGGGTGCTACTGGCGCCAGTGTCGGTAACGCAGGCGGAGGTATCGGCAAATGGCAGCCGCTCGTAGAAGCCAATGATCCGGATGCCGTTCTGGTCGCCGCACCATATCCGGTGCTTAACAAAGGTGATATTCCTAAATTCGGCCAGCTTAACCAGGGTTATGCCTCGGAAGGCACGGTTGCCATCACAACGGCAGCCAAGGACCCGGAACTTGCCGTTCGCATGCTGGATTATGGCTACAGTGAGGAAGGGCACATGTTCTTCAATTTCGGTGAAGAGGGTGTCAGCTATAACATGGAGGGCGATTATCCGAAATTCACGGATTTGCTGCTGAAGAATCCGGATAAACTCGCTCCTGCACAAGCAATTTCCCTATATGCCCGCAGCAGTTATAACGGTCCATTCGTTCAAGATAAACGTTATGCCGAGCAGTTCTTTGCTTTGCAGACCCAGCGCGATGCGATTGATGTATGGAAGAATACACAGGCTGCAAAATATAATCTGCCTTCAATTACGCCTACACCTGAAGAGAGCTCCGAATACGCGACCATCATGAATGATATCAACACGCTCGTCGATGAGATGACCATCAAGATCATTCTCGGCAACGAATCAGTGGATCAATTTGAGAGCTATGTCGCGAAAATGAAATCGTTACATCTGGATCGAGCGATTGAGATTCAAACAGCAGCACTCGAACGCTACAACAACCGGTAA
- a CDS encoding ABC transporter permease, with translation MSNRQSFRSRFVRDFMMNKYLYIMMIPVIGYYLIFHYGPMYGAIIAFKDYSPMKGILGSDWVGLKHFEEFFNSYYFLRVLKNTLLISLYTLLFEFPAPIILALLINEVRKRTFKRVVQTITYMPYFISLVVICGIITDFTNADGLINRLIMMLGYDGQAMLQKPELFRPIYVLSEIWQRIGWESIIYIAALMSIDLEQYEAAKIDGASRLKQMFHITLPGLLPIITIMFILRMGNMLNVGFEKIILLYNPVTYETADVISSFVYRKGLLEFGWSYSSAVGLFNSVINLVLLISANYISRRVSQNSLW, from the coding sequence ATGAGCAATCGTCAATCCTTTAGAAGCCGGTTCGTACGGGACTTCATGATGAACAAGTATTTATACATCATGATGATTCCTGTTATTGGATATTATTTAATATTTCATTACGGTCCGATGTACGGCGCAATTATTGCCTTTAAAGATTATTCTCCGATGAAGGGCATTTTGGGGAGTGATTGGGTTGGGCTGAAGCACTTTGAGGAGTTTTTCAACAGTTATTATTTCTTGCGGGTTCTGAAGAACACCCTTCTTATCAGTTTGTATACACTGCTCTTTGAATTCCCCGCACCAATTATTCTGGCGCTGCTCATCAATGAAGTGCGCAAGCGCACATTCAAGCGGGTCGTTCAGACGATAACGTACATGCCTTATTTCATCTCTCTTGTTGTTATATGCGGTATTATTACGGACTTCACGAACGCAGATGGATTAATTAACCGGCTCATCATGATGCTTGGATATGACGGTCAGGCGATGCTGCAAAAGCCGGAGCTGTTCCGTCCGATCTATGTCCTGTCTGAAATATGGCAGCGGATTGGTTGGGAATCCATTATCTATATCGCTGCGTTGATGAGCATTGACCTGGAGCAGTATGAAGCGGCGAAGATCGACGGAGCAAGCCGTCTCAAGCAAATGTTCCACATTACACTGCCGGGATTACTGCCTATTATTACAATCATGTTCATTCTCCGGATGGGGAATATGCTGAATGTCGGGTTCGAGAAAATCATTCTCCTTTATAATCCGGTGACCTATGAAACGGCTGACGTGATCTCTTCCTTCGTATATCGAAAGGGATTGTTGGAGTTCGGATGGAGTTACAGCTCGGCAGTCGGTCTATTTAACTCAGTGATCAATCTCGTTCTTCTGATTTCGGCGAACTATATCAGCCGCAGAGTGAGTCAAAACAGCTTATGGTGA
- a CDS encoding DUF4132 domain-containing protein translates to MLTADRAVEALVEKFAEMCSNEYSLKTDRSSEIIDYVMGTTDKFPDMLGSSTHYAYQTIDVLMKLAKKDDGDIFFRAGAIVIHMESNYSRRNSWRTDGFTLCLGNDSEAYGLSGKSKNNDRMAGLLYRLEKINRFAGEKEILDELKSRLKGNFQDVINGMMLLRLYSDLNDSPAHLAQVQEFTQSLPALFQHVMTKDTRKLQNELHTLIEPLVVYNFQTKHNRSAYELNAEFLLEKHSRVIAENYSNTSLSKKEQLSYSEFDKTMILLSSALLYMVNISGGKQRFLDDKSETGRILLEAINQLHEIYPLEVRRYLLNMDPRTKNANELLSGLIPLDEPYQLIEMLRTELEAYTIPWNFLQTAIVNEPQQAIRAYHILKPPFLKLCIQKMMEDRGIALPDADETIEQAVFSALRHPLDGGRQGLAIARYLNGESSLEEYWEDPNSRGLFNNLNRDKRRVHNLISISFLPLDSEAMRRFVILTTYPEWTLDIVSDMYQSYAFSGEQLLERYGQDPEVKQDKLLSSLISLNGMTDYKYKSMPQDEYRRIIQQNLDYAIGQYKKLPTDTRILVLEITFEQRHELSTKQVAEAIRAGLQDSSKKANGVALSEFNRIPDQDLYTAIYRSEKKAGVKEMALSAIRSLDHSKDIYSELLKGEKSADWKNLIQILLDTADQSPEYAHAALADQADAKKLSRLGWLSLKDLPSLVRSTDNQPLDDQIKQYLLVQSIDHTSAPNERLNELREYASEGSLARFASELLQLWIQDGAIAKEKWVMYLSALFGDNQIVSILAPEIREWTENSRGAIAADAVKVLAYLKEPSALMAIDKIKRTVKNRQVKGAAEEALQLAAENMGLTSEQLEDRLVTTLGFDQNGTMQLSYGERSFLIKVNGDLQVVVVNEETGKSVKSLPAPAQKDDAELAAQSKARFTQLKKDLKTMVTIQAQRLEESLSKQRLWAAGEWKALFVENVIMRKFAVGLIWGTYEDGQLVNTFRYMEDGTFNTVDEDEYELPSDSLVGLIHPLELDQSTLEGWKTQLEDYEIKQPFEQLNRQIHEPEDEDKNKVEYERLPESEFSPTAFPKALEKYGWVKGPAQDGGWYHEFYKEYGDLVAELRFSGTSITYYEGLEEITLESLHFFKPGSQKHYYYGDHKAIALGEVAGRVFSETIYDILRASGR, encoded by the coding sequence ATGCTTACCGCAGACCGTGCAGTGGAGGCTTTGGTGGAGAAGTTTGCAGAGATGTGTTCCAACGAATATTCGTTGAAAACGGACCGGAGTTCGGAAATCATCGATTATGTGATGGGAACGACGGACAAGTTCCCTGATATGCTGGGAAGTTCCACCCATTATGCCTACCAGACGATCGATGTACTCATGAAACTGGCCAAAAAAGATGACGGAGACATATTCTTTCGGGCTGGAGCCATTGTGATTCATATGGAATCCAATTATTCCAGAAGGAATTCGTGGAGAACTGATGGTTTTACGCTCTGTCTCGGGAACGACTCGGAAGCTTATGGACTGAGTGGAAAGAGCAAAAACAATGATCGTATGGCCGGGTTGCTGTACCGGTTGGAGAAAATCAATCGGTTTGCTGGAGAAAAGGAAATTCTGGATGAATTAAAGAGCAGACTGAAGGGCAATTTCCAGGATGTAATCAATGGGATGATGCTCCTTCGACTGTATTCAGATCTCAATGATAGCCCTGCTCATCTTGCCCAGGTGCAAGAGTTCACTCAATCTCTGCCTGCACTGTTTCAACATGTGATGACAAAGGATACAAGAAAGCTGCAGAATGAACTGCATACATTGATTGAGCCTCTGGTAGTTTACAATTTTCAAACCAAACATAACAGATCTGCATATGAATTGAATGCTGAATTCCTCCTGGAGAAGCATAGTCGGGTTATCGCTGAGAACTATTCGAATACTTCTCTTTCCAAAAAGGAACAACTCTCATACAGTGAGTTCGACAAAACGATGATCCTTCTGAGCAGTGCTTTGTTGTATATGGTTAACATCAGTGGGGGAAAACAACGTTTCCTAGATGACAAGAGTGAGACCGGTCGCATTTTGCTCGAAGCCATAAACCAATTACATGAGATCTATCCCCTTGAAGTTCGACGCTACTTGTTAAACATGGACCCAAGAACGAAAAATGCCAATGAGCTGTTGTCTGGGCTGATTCCTCTGGATGAGCCTTATCAGCTGATTGAAATGTTGCGTACTGAACTTGAAGCGTACACCATACCATGGAATTTTCTACAAACAGCAATTGTGAACGAACCGCAGCAGGCCATTCGTGCATACCACATATTAAAACCCCCATTCCTCAAATTGTGCATTCAAAAAATGATGGAGGACCGTGGAATCGCTCTACCCGATGCGGATGAAACTATCGAACAGGCGGTGTTCAGTGCGCTTCGGCATCCGTTAGATGGAGGGAGACAAGGGCTTGCGATTGCGCGATATTTGAACGGGGAAAGCTCACTTGAAGAATACTGGGAAGATCCGAATAGTCGTGGGCTGTTTAATAACCTGAATCGGGACAAAAGACGCGTTCATAATCTAATCAGCATTAGTTTCTTGCCCTTGGATTCGGAGGCAATGCGTCGGTTCGTGATTCTGACCACATATCCCGAGTGGACATTGGATATTGTCTCAGATATGTATCAATCTTACGCGTTTAGCGGAGAGCAGCTGCTCGAACGTTACGGCCAAGATCCAGAGGTGAAACAAGATAAATTGCTTTCTAGCCTAATTTCGCTCAATGGCATGACCGATTACAAGTACAAATCGATGCCTCAGGATGAGTATCGCCGGATCATTCAACAGAATTTGGACTATGCTATTGGCCAGTACAAGAAACTGCCAACGGATACACGCATTCTTGTTTTGGAAATTACCTTTGAACAACGTCATGAACTCTCGACCAAACAAGTAGCCGAAGCGATTCGTGCTGGCTTGCAAGATTCATCCAAAAAAGCAAATGGCGTGGCGTTATCTGAATTCAATCGGATTCCTGATCAGGACTTATATACCGCCATATATCGTTCAGAGAAAAAAGCGGGCGTGAAAGAAATGGCTCTGAGTGCTATTCGCAGTTTGGATCATAGCAAAGATATCTATAGTGAGCTTCTGAAGGGTGAAAAGTCTGCAGATTGGAAGAACCTGATTCAAATTCTGCTGGATACCGCGGATCAAAGCCCAGAGTATGCTCATGCGGCGCTTGCCGATCAGGCAGATGCCAAAAAGCTGTCCAGACTAGGCTGGTTATCTCTAAAGGATCTGCCTTCTCTTGTGCGTTCCACTGACAATCAACCATTAGATGACCAAATCAAGCAATATCTCTTGGTGCAATCGATAGATCATACTTCTGCGCCGAACGAAAGACTGAATGAACTACGCGAGTATGCAAGCGAAGGATCGTTGGCACGGTTTGCTAGCGAACTGCTCCAGTTATGGATACAGGATGGTGCTATCGCAAAAGAGAAATGGGTAATGTACCTCTCGGCACTCTTTGGCGATAATCAAATTGTAAGTATACTGGCTCCAGAAATTAGGGAATGGACAGAAAACAGCCGCGGCGCCATTGCAGCAGATGCTGTAAAAGTATTGGCCTATCTTAAGGAACCATCCGCTCTCATGGCGATTGACAAGATTAAACGTACCGTAAAGAACCGCCAGGTTAAGGGTGCTGCTGAAGAAGCGCTGCAGCTTGCAGCTGAAAATATGGGACTTACCTCGGAACAGTTGGAAGACCGTCTCGTCACGACGCTTGGTTTTGATCAGAATGGAACGATGCAGCTTAGCTATGGGGAGCGTTCATTCCTGATTAAAGTCAATGGAGATCTGCAAGTCGTTGTTGTAAATGAAGAAACGGGAAAATCAGTGAAAAGCCTGCCAGCCCCTGCACAGAAAGATGATGCTGAGCTTGCCGCACAGTCCAAGGCACGTTTCACACAACTGAAAAAAGATCTCAAAACAATGGTTACGATTCAAGCACAGCGTCTGGAAGAATCACTGTCCAAGCAACGTCTGTGGGCGGCTGGGGAATGGAAAGCACTGTTTGTTGAAAATGTAATCATGCGGAAATTTGCGGTAGGTCTGATCTGGGGCACGTATGAAGATGGTCAGCTGGTTAACACCTTCCGTTATATGGAGGACGGCACGTTTAATACCGTCGATGAGGATGAATATGAACTGCCTTCAGATTCGCTGGTGGGACTGATACACCCACTCGAACTGGACCAATCTACGCTCGAAGGATGGAAAACACAGCTGGAGGATTACGAGATCAAGCAGCCGTTCGAGCAGCTGAATCGACAAATCCATGAACCTGAGGATGAAGACAAAAACAAGGTTGAATATGAGCGCCTGCCAGAGTCTGAGTTCTCTCCAACTGCCTTCCCCAAAGCGCTGGAGAAATACGGCTGGGTCAAAGGTCCGGCGCAAGATGGCGGCTGGTACCATGAATTTTACAAAGAGTACGGAGATCTTGTCGCAGAACTGCGTTTCAGTGGGACGAGTATCACGTATTACGAAGGGTTGGAAGAAATTACGCTGGAATCGTTGCATTTCTTTAAGCCTGGCAGTCAGAAACACTATTATTATGGCGATCACAAGGCTATTGCCTTGGGTGAAGTCGCAGGTCGTGTGTTCAGTGAGACCATCTATGATATTTTAAGAGCGTCAGGACGTTGA
- a CDS encoding DUF2642 domain-containing protein, whose product MYRFKYYGDPQDYALSTAPQYYRNRDAQRTETLGLPNDVMYTAAVEPKFTELLFQHIGLKIVITTTVGKLVGTLDDVSTDHATLDVLGKKHHIRLCEIVYFEIAKESSL is encoded by the coding sequence ATGTATAGATTCAAGTACTATGGAGATCCGCAGGACTATGCCTTATCCACAGCTCCGCAATATTATCGGAATAGAGATGCACAACGCACGGAAACTTTGGGGTTACCGAATGATGTGATGTACACAGCAGCTGTAGAGCCCAAATTTACCGAGCTATTATTCCAACACATAGGATTAAAGATTGTCATCACGACAACTGTCGGCAAATTGGTAGGCACTCTGGATGATGTTTCCACTGATCACGCAACTCTTGATGTTCTTGGAAAAAAGCATCACATTCGATTATGTGAAATCGTTTATTTTGAAATCGCAAAAGAGTCATCACTCTGA
- a CDS encoding glycoside hydrolase family 88 protein: MLASIGDKSPHVAGTNGIYDDMRIDWWTSGFWPGLLWIMYDMTGDEKYKEAAWNWDQRLSERFLENNYFDHDVGFHFLPTAVIKYKLTGDADAARRALFAANFLAGRFNTKGSFIRAWNGNMLGWSIIDTMMNLSLLFWASEESGDPRFSHIAKAHANMVMKHFVREDGSVHHIVSFDPKTGERAEAIGGQGAAPNSAWSRGAAWALYGLTNTYRYTEDPAYLDAAQRVANFFISNLPEDSVPHWDFRAESEEGEEIPRDSSAGAIAASGLLELADVLTDPEGRLYATIAKRILNSLRDHYGTWNLPDHEGMLLKGTSHKPAGQNVNVSLIYGDYFYVEASAKLNGWKHRIF, translated from the coding sequence ATGCTTGCATCCATAGGTGATAAGTCTCCGCATGTTGCTGGAACCAATGGCATCTATGACGACATGAGAATCGATTGGTGGACCTCGGGATTCTGGCCGGGCTTGTTATGGATTATGTACGATATGACGGGTGATGAGAAATATAAAGAAGCTGCATGGAATTGGGATCAACGGCTATCGGAACGGTTTCTTGAAAATAACTACTTCGATCACGACGTGGGCTTTCATTTCCTGCCCACGGCCGTTATCAAATACAAGCTCACCGGAGATGCCGATGCAGCTAGACGTGCTTTATTTGCTGCCAACTTCCTGGCTGGGCGCTTCAATACCAAAGGCAGCTTTATCCGGGCCTGGAATGGAAACATGTTGGGATGGTCGATCATTGACACCATGATGAATCTGTCGTTACTCTTCTGGGCATCGGAGGAGAGTGGAGACCCCCGTTTCAGCCATATCGCCAAGGCTCATGCGAATATGGTCATGAAGCATTTTGTCAGGGAAGATGGTTCTGTGCATCATATTGTTTCATTTGATCCCAAGACAGGTGAACGTGCTGAAGCGATAGGGGGACAGGGAGCGGCGCCGAATTCGGCATGGAGTCGTGGAGCTGCGTGGGCTTTATACGGATTAACGAATACGTATCGTTATACAGAAGACCCGGCATATCTTGATGCTGCACAGCGTGTGGCGAACTTCTTCATTTCCAACTTGCCTGAGGATAGCGTTCCGCATTGGGATTTCCGGGCTGAGTCCGAAGAAGGAGAAGAGATTCCACGGGACAGCTCCGCGGGTGCAATTGCTGCTTCCGGATTGCTTGAGCTTGCAGATGTACTAACTGATCCTGAAGGCAGGCTATATGCTACCATTGCCAAACGTATCCTGAATTCCTTGCGGGATCACTATGGAACATGGAATCTTCCTGATCACGAAGGTATGCTTCTGAAGGGAACCAGTCACAAACCGGCGGGTCAGAACGTGAACGTCTCGCTCATATACGGTGACTATTTCTACGTCGAAGCGAGTGCAAAATTAAACGGTTGGAAGCATCGCATTTTCTAG
- a CDS encoding WG repeat-containing protein yields MSMSEPLLIQIVNQHIPADATVVTIDKPVKHPAIYASDLTGDGMPEIAAVYQQGGELILLVLKFYQGHWIKMSLTKGLGYGVTLLTAASVTSTARNNLIVGWQIGAIWSKLAVYDWTESGLADLAPEDLYYSYAEIIDMPGHHGRDGKVEIALWIHDTGEAYRVEIIRWQNGKWVQATDVYPYYFPKVVQYYEQLAEQHPDYMIYWYYLADAQYKAGLFPAALVSVQKALSFNAPYPSREVLLELEKKIRQTMGTEGHARETTWLFPISVRTTTGTRWGYMDAQGRIRLEPILDDAENFQPNGLAVVITDRKAGVINLNGQFVVQPVYDSINSFAEGRAIVIDSQGFKMIDEQGTVLTKRAYPFIANVKDGRALFYLSDSSQAGGEISRYGYLDTSGNEVIRAQFASANDFQDGKAVVQIKENEFALINRNGQRLATYPYAYVGPQGDGLLAFQQETSGKYGYIDESGHIRIQPRFTSAFPFSGGHAIVNTAEDYNSIYGVINTQGSFIIQPAYNDIRDLGEHRLALGQAIDPKQSFLGSVYAIADESGRRLTDFVYTDVSNYKGGLASATNGTQTFFLDLSGRPASGFPIVEGSGTLEVVAPDLIKAYVDQRVSYVNRAGQIIWRQNTIVPLHPPYRVREEKYKPNPDYLVYYPQVEGLSDQAVQLGVNAKLKALSQVKPIPADQKLDYTYTGDFDITFYQQQLLQLKLTGYNYPAGAAHGMPTLIYAIINLSSGQMYELKDLFKPNSDYVKVLSQIVGDQIKNDPQYSYVFPDTYEGISPDQPFFVTADALHLYFSPYEIAPYVAGFPTFTIPFAQIKDIINTEGSFWKAFHA; encoded by the coding sequence ATGTCCATGAGCGAACCTCTGTTAATCCAAATTGTCAATCAACATATCCCGGCTGACGCGACTGTTGTCACCATTGATAAACCGGTCAAACATCCGGCCATTTACGCTTCAGATCTGACCGGAGACGGAATGCCGGAAATTGCTGCTGTATATCAGCAGGGTGGAGAATTAATACTGCTTGTTCTGAAATTTTACCAGGGTCACTGGATCAAAATGTCTTTGACCAAAGGTTTGGGATATGGTGTTACTTTGCTGACAGCGGCATCTGTGACATCCACGGCGAGAAATAATCTCATTGTGGGTTGGCAGATCGGTGCAATCTGGTCGAAGCTGGCTGTATACGATTGGACGGAATCCGGACTGGCAGATTTGGCACCAGAAGATTTGTATTACAGCTATGCAGAAATCATCGATATGCCGGGTCACCACGGCAGAGACGGTAAAGTGGAGATTGCACTCTGGATTCATGACACAGGTGAAGCCTACCGGGTGGAGATCATCCGCTGGCAGAATGGGAAATGGGTTCAAGCAACAGATGTATACCCGTATTACTTTCCTAAGGTCGTACAGTATTACGAACAATTGGCAGAACAACATCCAGATTATATGATCTATTGGTACTATCTTGCGGACGCGCAATATAAAGCCGGATTATTTCCTGCTGCACTCGTTTCTGTTCAAAAAGCATTAAGCTTCAATGCCCCATACCCTTCACGGGAAGTTCTGCTTGAACTGGAAAAGAAGATTAGGCAGACCATGGGCACAGAGGGTCATGCACGTGAAACGACGTGGTTATTTCCCATCTCGGTTAGAACAACAACAGGAACCCGGTGGGGTTATATGGATGCCCAAGGTCGTATTCGACTTGAACCAATACTTGACGATGCCGAGAACTTTCAACCCAACGGGCTTGCTGTTGTGATCACAGACAGGAAGGCTGGGGTCATCAATCTTAACGGCCAATTTGTCGTTCAACCTGTATACGATTCCATTAACTCTTTTGCAGAAGGCCGGGCCATCGTTATCGATTCCCAAGGGTTCAAGATGATTGATGAACAAGGCACAGTTCTCACCAAGCGGGCGTATCCGTTTATTGCCAATGTGAAGGACGGCCGAGCGCTGTTTTACCTTTCAGACAGCAGTCAGGCAGGCGGTGAGATCAGTCGTTACGGTTATTTGGACACCTCTGGAAATGAGGTGATCCGGGCTCAGTTCGCTTCAGCGAACGATTTTCAAGATGGCAAGGCCGTTGTGCAGATCAAGGAAAATGAATTTGCGTTAATCAACCGAAATGGTCAGCGATTGGCGACGTATCCGTATGCCTATGTGGGGCCTCAGGGTGACGGATTACTTGCTTTTCAACAAGAGACATCGGGTAAATACGGGTATATCGACGAAAGTGGTCATATCCGAATTCAGCCTCGCTTCACCTCGGCATTTCCTTTCAGTGGTGGTCACGCTATCGTGAATACAGCTGAGGATTACAACTCCATCTATGGCGTGATTAATACACAGGGCTCATTCATCATCCAACCGGCCTACAATGATATTCGGGATCTGGGAGAGCATCGGCTGGCACTGGGGCAAGCGATTGACCCCAAACAGTCTTTTTTGGGTTCTGTGTATGCAATTGCGGATGAAAGCGGTAGAAGGCTTACGGATTTTGTATATACGGATGTATCGAATTACAAGGGAGGGCTGGCTTCAGCAACGAATGGAACGCAAACCTTCTTTCTGGATCTGAGCGGGCGACCTGCATCGGGATTTCCCATTGTTGAAGGCTCGGGCACACTTGAAGTGGTAGCTCCAGATCTGATTAAGGCATATGTAGACCAGCGTGTATCCTATGTAAACCGGGCGGGGCAGATCATTTGGAGGCAAAATACAATCGTTCCACTTCACCCGCCTTATCGTGTACGTGAAGAGAAGTATAAACCCAATCCGGACTACCTCGTGTATTACCCGCAGGTGGAAGGATTATCGGATCAAGCCGTTCAACTTGGAGTAAACGCCAAATTGAAGGCATTATCTCAAGTGAAGCCCATCCCTGCCGACCAGAAGCTGGATTATACGTACACGGGGGATTTTGATATTACGTTCTATCAGCAGCAACTGCTTCAACTCAAACTCACGGGTTATAACTACCCGGCTGGTGCAGCACATGGGATGCCTACGCTGATCTATGCGATCATTAATCTGAGCAGTGGCCAGATGTATGAACTCAAGGATTTGTTTAAACCAAACAGTGATTATGTAAAGGTACTCAGCCAAATTGTAGGTGATCAGATCAAGAATGATCCGCAGTATTCTTATGTTTTTCCAGACACGTATGAGGGAATCAGCCCCGATCAGCCGTTTTTTGTCACAGCGGATGCACTGCATCTATACTTTAGCCCTTATGAAATCGCGCCTTACGTGGCAGGATTTCCGACATTTACAATTCCTTTTGCCCAAATCAAGGATATCATTAATACAGAGGGTTCATTCTGGAAAGCTTTTCATGCGTAA